Proteins encoded together in one Juglans regia cultivar Chandler chromosome 9, Walnut 2.0, whole genome shotgun sequence window:
- the LOC109002568 gene encoding cation/H(+) antiporter 2-like, with the protein MDATHRMVCQEDFFNPLTSMAMQVSGILVISHFFHLVLKAFGQPGPIAQIFAGLVLGPSGLSNIPKVREFFFQSISADFYEIFGLFCRIIFMFLIGLETDIPYIKRNLRAVSALAYGGVVFGFISGLGGSFFLYRQLQERDFKFTFVFIIMLILAYTASPVVIRLAAELKFDTSDIGRMAIVSSLVNEMSCLLIFNFIVAFNSGKVLKYGSYCIFLSFSVVIINKYLANWFNKRNQNQKYLKNPEFFFILSLLVGSSMFFEWANYNSLMNCFLIGLLFPKEGKTARTLVHKLTYSVHNFILPIYFGYIGFRVNASFLNSWNNVLIVVVMVLLSVASKITGTLAACQYLQIPLKEAFLLGFLLNLKGHADLLFIGSSSKTLILWSPKAYNLLLISIVVNTIISGPIVAFLLRKDERSFGNKRTALEIIHSADEELSLLACVYGPRHMPAILSLISALSGSQKAPTNPYLMHLIELVQKRRTNVSYHELEDHELSDDEDYGGNDVLGIHDAMDAFTAETRILIHLCKAVSSFTSLYEDVCNIAEDLRVSIILLPFHKHQRIDGKMDSGKEGVRTTNQKILRHAPCSVGVIVSRGIDGVPGFSQLLGSETVQHVATLFFCGPDDREAVAWSRRIAAHPRINLTVIRFLPASSSSISSPSVYNSQKDNAADGSNAASDGVDGVLRALSRLENGNGTNEVDNVFLSDFYNRDVSSGQVAYVEKYVNNAAETVAALRDIGDLYSLFIVGKGGRGHSPLTTGICDWEECPELGTVGDLLASSDFNINGSVLVIQQHRHALKQGSYRS; encoded by the exons ATGGACGCCACCCACCGCATGGTTTGTCAAGAGGATTTCTTCAATCCTCTTACCTCAATGGCCATGCAAGTGTCTGGAATTCTTGTCATCTCCCACTTCTTCCACCTCGTGCTCAAGGCCTTTGGTCAACCTGGGCCCATTGCTCAAATCTTT GCTGGATTGGTGCTGGGTCCCTCAGGGCTATCAAATATTCCAAAAGtgagagaattttttttccaaagtatTTCTGCTGATTTCTATGAAATTTTTGGTCTATTTTGCCGTATCATATTCATGTTCCTGATCGGGCTAGAAACAGACATTCCTTACATAAAACGCAACTTACGTGCGGTGAGCGCTCTCGCATACGGTGGTGTCGTATTCGGCTTTATCTCTGGACTGGGAGGCTCCTTCTTCCTTTATCGCCAGTTACAAGAGCGTGATTTCAAGTTCACTTTCGTTTTCATCATCATGTTAATCTTAGCCTACACAGCCTCTCCGGTTGTGATTCGTTTGGCGGCGGAGTTGAAGTTTGATACCTCGGACATTGGTCGGATGGCAATAGTTTCTTCACTCGTAAATGAAATGTCTTGCCttctaattttcaatttcattgtCGCTTTTAATTCTGGGAAAGTCCTGAAATATGGTTCCTATTGCATTTTCCTTAGTTTCTCAGTCGTGATTATAAACAAGTACTTGGCTAATTGGTTCAACAAACGGAATCAGAACCAAAAGTACTTGAAAAATCCTGAGTTTTTTTTCATCTTGTCACTTCTTGTGGGGAGCTCAATGTTTTTTGAATGGGCTAATTATAATAGCCTAATGAATTGTTTTCTCATCGGCCTGTTGTTCCCCAAGGAAGGTAAAACAGCAAGGACTTTGGTGCACAAGCTTACCTATTCTGTTCACAACTTCATACTTCCTATTTACTTTGGCTACATTGGGTTCCGAGTTAATGCGAGCTTTCTGAATAGCTGGAATAATGTGCTTATTGTTGTTGTCATGGTGTTGTTGAGCGTTGCCAGCAAGATTACTGGCACTCTTGCTGCGTGCCAGTACCTACAAATTCCACTGAAGGAGGCTTTTCTCCTTGGTTTTTTGCTGAACCTGAAAGGCCATGCTGATCTTCTGTTCATTGGCTCCTCTTCAAAGACCCtcatt TTGTGGAGTCCAAAAGCTTATAATCTTTTGCTGATATCAATAGTCGTCAACACAATAATCTCAGGCCCGATTGTAGCTTTCCTGCTGAGAAAAGACGAAAGATCTTTTGGAAATAAGCGGACAGCCCTTGAAATAATACATAGTGCAGATGAAGAGCTTAGTTTGCTCGCATGTGTGTATGGACCTCGTCATATGCCAGCCATTCTCTCACTCATATCAGCACTAAGCGGCTCTCAGAAAGCACCAACAAACCCTTATTTAATGCACCTAATAGAACTCGTACAAAAACGCAGGACCAATGTATCTTATCATGAACTTGAAGATCATGAACTTAGCGACGACGAAGACTATGGCGGAAATGATGTTCTGGGAATCCATGACGCCATGGATGCGTTTACAGCAGAGACAAGAATCTTGATCCACCTATGTAAAGCCGTGTCATCCTTCACAAGTTTGTACGAGGATGTCTGTAACATCGCCGAGGACTTGCGGGTGTCGATTATTCTTCTCCCTTTCCACAAGCACCAAAGAATTGATGGGAAAATGGACAGTGGGAAAGAGGGTGTTCGGACAACAAACCAGAAGATTCTTCGCCATGCTCCATGCTCTGTTGGTGTTATTGTGAGCCGAGGCATTGACGGGGTTCCTGGGTTTTCGCAACTGCTTGGGTCTGAAACTGTGCAGCATGTTGCGACTCTGTTCTTTTGCGGTCCAGACGATCGTGAGGCTGTTGCATGGAGTAGACGCATCGCTGCTCATCCTCGGATAAACTTGACTGTCATTAGGTTCCTGCCAGCTTCGTCGTCATCAATATCATCCCCAAGTGTATACAATTCCCAGAAGGATAATGCAGCGGATGGGTCTAATGCAGCATCAGATGGGGTTGATGGAGTGTTAAGGGCATTGTCAAGACTAGAGAACGGGAATGGCACTAATGAAGTTGACAATGTCTTCTTGTCCGACTTCTATAATAG GGACGTGTCATCGGGCCAAGTTGCATATGTGGAGAAGTATGTGAACAATGCAGCAGAGACGGTGGCAGCTCTTAGAGACATTGGGGATTTGTACTCTTTGTTCATAGTAGGGAAAGGTGGGCGAGGACACTCACCGCTGACAACCGGTATTTGTGACTGGGAGGAGTGTCCTGAGCTTGGCACCGTTGGAGACCTCTTGGCTTCTTCGGACTTCAACATTAATGGCTCAGTTTTGGTCATTCAACAACATAGGCATGCACTCAAACAAGGATCTTATAGGTcatga
- the LOC109002571 gene encoding FCS-Like Zinc finger 2-like, with the protein MDSAISTRRPCFVEGDDGLASLADMEAGFSGTQHHRQPFLSRLCYSAPCNGNTRSSFRSASVLSPRSGRFYGARLEEHRPHFLEACFLCKKPLGNNKDIFMYRGDTPFCSEDCRQEQIELDEANENNQNLSSSMKALRKKQQRESTSPNETQDYPFRTSTIAAA; encoded by the exons ATGGACTCTGCTATTTCTACGAGAAGGCCATGTTTCGTCGAGGGAGATGATGGGTTGGCCTCTTTGGCAGACATGGAAGCTGGCTTCTCTGGAACCCAGCACCACAGACAACCTTTCTTGTCTAGGTTGTGTTACAGTGCTCCTTGTAATGGTAATACGAGGAGTAGTTTCAGAAGTGCTTCGGTTTTGTCTCCGAGATCTGGGAGGTTCTATGGTGCAAGACTCGAAGAGCACCGGCCCCATTTCTTGGAAGCCTGTTTTCTCTGCAAGAAACCACTTGGGAATAACAAAGACATCTTCATGTACAG AGGGGACACACCATTCTGTAGTGAAGACTGCAGACAAGAGCAAATAGAATTAGATGAAGCCAATGAGAATAATCAGAATCTCTCCTCTTCTATGAAGGCTTTGAGGAAAAAGCAGCAGAGAGAATCCACCTCCCCTAACGAAACCCAGGACTACCCTTTCCGAACAAGCACTATAGCTGCcgcttaa